The nucleotide window TCGCTACTTTGACCCAACAACCAATAAATCTGTCGGCCACAAGCTTGAATGGTTGGACTATGCGAACTTTTCCAAGTTAGCTGACCGTATTCAATCAATACGCAAGAAACGTGTCGTCCAGCGTGAAGAGCAAGTCTTGCACTATCGTTCACATACCGAGATGTCGACGTCAACATTCATGAGTGGTTACGAAGAGACTCGTGAAACGTTATCGATCAGCCTGAGAGCGCTGACACGCTTGATGGACAAGGGGTCAAATAACGTATATCGCCTGAATGAAGGGCAAGTAAGCCGTGAGTCTGTCGAAAAGCGTCACCTGCTCAACCTGATCATTAAAGAGAACAATCACGATACTGAACCGACCTATTACCGTTGGAAAATCGTAATGAACCGTTCAAAGATCGTTGATATCGAGCAAATCACCCAAGAGTCATAGCGTTGTTACGGTATGTGGATATTCAATTCACATACCGCTCTTCCACTTGTTCTACGAATGCCTTCAGTTGAACTATGACCTTCAGATCTAGATTCAGATTCAGATTCCGACCAACCTTATACTTCCGAGCTATTTTCTAGAAGGAACTTTCTTAATCGAAAGCGTTAGCGTGAACTCCGCCATTGGTTCATCGCCATGCAAAGACGGACAAGTCGCGATTATGGTCACGGGTTGATTCACACGCTCGCCAGTAGACATAGTTTCAGCCAGCATAGTGTTGATCAGCTCACCATCGTTACAAGTGAAATGGACGTCACCTTCTGGGCGCTTCAAGAAGTTACCTGTCACCTCTTTAAATGCCAGCGAGATCTTTTCGCCTTGCTGCTGAGATTTACTCATTGCAAGAAAGCCCCCCGCCACATCAGCACCTACTGCTAACACACCAAAGTACATGCTATTGAGGTGGTTCTTAGTTCGTCTTTTGAGAGGAATTTTCACTTCAACATGTTGATTATCCAGTGCGAGCAGTTTTGGTCGGCATAGCCAGATCAGAGGCACTTTGAAAAAGCCAAACATGCTCAAGTAGAAATTTGCTTTTTGTAGAGGGGTCAACATTCGAGTTACCTAGTCAAATAAGTCATCAGACCAGTTAATCGATTAGCGCTCGAGATGTCAAAAAAATGTTACAAAAAAGAGATATCATCGCATAATGATATCTCTTTCATTCTCAACGCTTTATTGCTTTAAATAAACTCATACAGCAAGTTGATTTATTTAGACAATAAGCTGGTCTATGCAGTAACGACTGTCTCAACACCGTCAAGATCAGCGATAAAGCCTTGTAGACGCGGGTAGTCCACCAAGCCTTGAGTCACAAGCAGGACGGGCTTCTTCGCGTTCAGCGTTGCTTTAACAATCATACTCAACAAGGTAATAACCGCCTCGTTTTGTGGATCAAAAGCATGTTGCTGAGCTTCATTGTGCTTGTCTACGCCTAAAGTGAAAGACGCTAAGCTATCAACGTTCACTACAACACCATCAAAGTAATGCAGCAATCTTTCGCTCAGTAGCACTGCAGACGGCACATCGCACGAGAACAGTACTTTCAAACCATTAAGGCCTCGCGGTAAGCCTTGCTCTGCAAGCAAATCAATAATCTTAGCGGCATCGCTTAGTGCTCGTACATACGGTACAACCACTTCAACGTTAATACCCTGCTCTCGCAATGTTTTAATTACCTGACACTCTAAAGCGAATGCTTTGCTGTACTCTGATGTTGCATAACGAGCAACCCCACGAACACCTAGTGCCGGGTTTATCTCTTCGGCTTCACAGTTACCACCAAGTAGTGAACGGAAGCCATAGCTGTCAGCACTACTTAACGCGATACGAACAGAAGTATGATTTGGCTGAACGGCAGCTTGGATGGCAATCACTAAGGTCGAAACAAAATGCTCATCGACTGTTTTATCGCCAAGGATCGCATCTAAAGAGGTTTTTTCGATATCAGTCAGTGTATCTAAGTGACTTTCAATACTTGGGTGATAGAAGATACGATCCATAACCAATTCAGATAATGAAACGTATAAGTGGTTAGAATTATTATTATCGTTGTAAGAAGGCAGCACATCACCTAAGACCAGTTCTGGGTGCAAAGTGCTTTGATTTTCTTGAGTCATTGCTGCTCCAGCATTTTTATGTTGTGTTCAAACGAAAATACCGATAGCTGCCTGTTAATACAAGTGAAAATCCCTTATTTGGCGCTGGCCTGCTGATAAAAATAAGAATATTAGCAATAACAGAGATAACTTTGACTTAAGAGAGTTTATTCCTCTGTTCAATTCCGTTATCTTAACCACTTCGCAATAGAATAAAAAAGCCATCACATGCCATTAAAAACTGATGAGTTGAGAACCCAAGCTCTGGGTCCTATGCCAACTCCTGCCGAACTAGGCAATGCACATCCTATTACTGACGACGTTGCTGAGCGCATTAAAAATTCTCGCCGCCAAATCGAAGATATTCTAACGGGTCGTGATAACCGCCTATTAGTTATCGTAGGCCCTTGCTCTGTTCACGATACAGAAGCGGCACTTGATTACGCCGAGCGTCTAAGTCAGATTCAAGACCAGTACAAAGATGAACTGTTCGTTGTAATGAGAACCTACTTCGAGAAACCTCGTACTGTTGTAGGTTGGAAGGGTTTGATTACCGATCCTAACCTTGATGGGTCATACGCACTTGAAACAGGCTTGAACAAAGCTCGTAAGCTTCTACTAGATATCAACAAGCTTGGCCTAGCTACCGCGACTGAATTCCTTGATATGATCACCGGTCAGTACATTGCAGACCTTATCACTTGGGGCGCAATTGGCGCTCGTACGACTGAATCTCAGATTCACCGTGAAATGGCTTCTGCACTGTCTTGCCCAGTTGGTTTCAAGAACGCAACTAACGGCAACATCAAAATTGCTATTGATGCGATTCGTGCTGCGCATGCTTCACACTACTTCTACTCGCCAGATAAGAACGGCCGTATGACGGTTTACCGTACTTCTGGCAACCCATACGGTCACGTAATTCTACGTGGTGGTGATAAAGGCCCTAACTTTGATGCTGAATCTGTAGATAACGCATGTAAGCAACTGGCTGAATTCGATCTACCTCAACGTTTGGTTGTAGACTTTAGCCACGCTAACTGTCAGAAACAGCACCGTAAACAGTTAGAAGTGGCACAAGACATTTGTGAGCAAATCAAATCTAACAAGAATCAAATTGCAGGCATCATGGCGGAAAGCTTCATTGTAGAAGGTAACCAGCCAATGACAGATATCAACAACCTAGAATACGGCAAGTCGATTACTGACCCATGCCTAAGCTGGGAAGATACTGCAACAATGCTAGATATGCTTGCAACAGCAATTAAAGATAGAAACTTAGCTTAAGGAAACAACACAATGCCATCATTTGACATTATCTCTGAAGTAGAAGCAGTAGAACTGCGTAACGCGGTAGACAACGCAAACCGTGAACTATCGACTCGTTTCGATTTTCGCGGCGTTGAAGCAAGCTTTGATTACAAAGATGAATCAGTAAAATTGACTGCTCAAGACGATTTTCAACTGAAGCAAATGCGCGATATCCTTCGTAGCAACCTAACAAAGCGTAATGTTGATCCTAACGCGATGGAAGCGAAAGCGGCAGACCAAACAGGTCGCACTTGGCACCAAACGGTTATCTTTAAGCAAGGCATCGAAACGGATGTCGCTAAGAAAATCGTTAAGCTAATCAAAGACAACAAAGTTAAGGTTCAAGCTTCTATCCAAGGCGACAAAGTTCGTGTAACCGGTAAGAAGCGTGATGACCTACAAGCTGTTATGGCTCTAGTTCGCAGCGGTGAACTTGGTCAACCTTTCCAGTTTGACAACTTCCGCGACTAATTTTTGAGTTTGAGCGACCGCTTATTTGGGTTGCTCATTCATCAGCACAATGTCGTGTTCGAAATAGCAAAAAGCCACTTCTTTGGGAAGTGGCTTTTTATTTATCGGGTCAATGTTATTCAGCGTCTCTAGTCGATTTCAAACAACTAGAAAGCGCTCACTTCAACTAAAATCTATCAACTCAACTGAGCACTTTGGCAACAGACAGTTTAAGGTCTTTGCCGGCCAGTAAATTGAACTCAACACTCGCTGGTGGAATAAAGACACACACTCGCAATTTCTCGGCCCTCGCTTGCTCAAGCTTGGTCGACAGCTCTCCACTGTCAGCATAACCTTCTCTTTCTGCGTCTCGGCGGCACAGGTCAACAAATTCAAATGGACAATCGCTCGGTGAAAGCACTAACTCTGCTTCTTGCATCAAACGTAGGGCCTTCATAGGCAATAACTCAACGTCTTGCTCAAATTCAATCCAAGTTACCTGACCTTCACTATCAACTTGCTCAGTCAGCGACTGTTGATAATACGATTCAAGTTGCTCCCTATCCGTCACTTGATTGATAAAACTGGATGACAAAAAGCGTTCCCAAAATTTGCGGCGTTCATCAACAGTAGGAAAGGACTCCTTAATCGAATTGCGTTTTGATGCACCAAAGTCCGCAATCA belongs to Vibrio splendidus and includes:
- a CDS encoding 3-deoxy-7-phosphoheptulonate synthase is translated as MPLKTDELRTQALGPMPTPAELGNAHPITDDVAERIKNSRRQIEDILTGRDNRLLVIVGPCSVHDTEAALDYAERLSQIQDQYKDELFVVMRTYFEKPRTVVGWKGLITDPNLDGSYALETGLNKARKLLLDINKLGLATATEFLDMITGQYIADLITWGAIGARTTESQIHREMASALSCPVGFKNATNGNIKIAIDAIRAAHASHYFYSPDKNGRMTVYRTSGNPYGHVILRGGDKGPNFDAESVDNACKQLAEFDLPQRLVVDFSHANCQKQHRKQLEVAQDICEQIKSNKNQIAGIMAESFIVEGNQPMTDINNLEYGKSITDPCLSWEDTATMLDMLATAIKDRNLA
- a CDS encoding putative PEP-binding protein; this translates as MTQENQSTLHPELVLGDVLPSYNDNNNSNHLYVSLSELVMDRIFYHPSIESHLDTLTDIEKTSLDAILGDKTVDEHFVSTLVIAIQAAVQPNHTSVRIALSSADSYGFRSLLGGNCEAEEINPALGVRGVARYATSEYSKAFALECQVIKTLREQGINVEVVVPYVRALSDAAKIIDLLAEQGLPRGLNGLKVLFSCDVPSAVLLSERLLHYFDGVVVNVDSLASFTLGVDKHNEAQQHAFDPQNEAVITLLSMIVKATLNAKKPVLLVTQGLVDYPRLQGFIADLDGVETVVTA
- a CDS encoding PaaI family thioesterase; translation: MLTPLQKANFYLSMFGFFKVPLIWLCRPKLLALDNQHVEVKIPLKRRTKNHLNSMYFGVLAVGADVAGGFLAMSKSQQQGEKISLAFKEVTGNFLKRPEGDVHFTCNDGELINTMLAETMSTGERVNQPVTIIATCPSLHGDEPMAEFTLTLSIKKVPSRK
- a CDS encoding YajQ family cyclic di-GMP-binding protein; amino-acid sequence: MPSFDIISEVEAVELRNAVDNANRELSTRFDFRGVEASFDYKDESVKLTAQDDFQLKQMRDILRSNLTKRNVDPNAMEAKAADQTGRTWHQTVIFKQGIETDVAKKIVKLIKDNKVKVQASIQGDKVRVTGKKRDDLQAVMALVRSGELGQPFQFDNFRD
- a CDS encoding precorrin-2 dehydrogenase/sirohydrochlorin ferrochelatase family protein is translated as MRYFPMFLDVENKPILVVGGGEVACRKVDSLLRAGADVTLVSPKVEPYLKQLVDENKLHWIQNFYSSQLISKNYLQVWATTDNPNLNHQVHNDAKKMGILVNVVDDLPYCDFITPSMINRGRIQIAISSGGASPVLVRNIREKLETVLPQNIGLIADFGASKRNSIKESFPTVDERRKFWERFLSSSFINQVTDREQLESYYQQSLTEQVDSEGQVTWIEFEQDVELLPMKALRLMQEAELVLSPSDCPFEFVDLCRRDAEREGYADSGELSTKLEQARAEKLRVCVFIPPASVEFNLLAGKDLKLSVAKVLS